A single Ischnura elegans chromosome 13 unlocalized genomic scaffold, ioIscEleg1.1 SUPER_13_unloc_4, whole genome shotgun sequence DNA region contains:
- the LOC124173075 gene encoding zinc finger protein OZF-like, which yields MAEVYIPVPDCLLPKEDKLSGIGTCGSPSVKADQVSDDEGRDVHTHGTDGATNELVPQGSSQAQASTSSHCEEVDAEGTGAIGIDLDSMPVLAKKESPKDTDATEPTSMENEELIQNKATAMESMTEAVDLPASEKASDLLVPREPNVIASNSRKERRSKIRKGLLKENLGGTKEKKNVREVRRSFIIDGKTCTDTPHTAKKPYSCSECEKSFSRKSTLVHHIRTHTKEKPFACGECEKSFSQKSSLVYHIRTHTKEKPFACGECEKSFSQKSSLVYHIRTHTKEKPFSCNECEKSFSVSSNLICHMRIHKKEKPYSCGECEKSFSRKSTLVHHIRTHTKEKPFACGECEKSFSQKSSLVYHFRTHTKEKPFACGECEKSFSQKSSLVYHIRTHTKEKPFSCNECEKSFSVSSNLICHMRIHKKEKHYSCGECGKSFSLKSTLVHHIRTHTKEKPYSCRECEKSFSVRSSLVRHLQTHTEEKFYACN from the exons atgGCTGAAGTATACATTCCGgtgccagactgcttattgccTAAGGAGGATAAGTTG AGTGGCATAGGAACATGTGGGTCCCCTTCTGTAAAAGCTGATCAGGTCAGTGATGATGAAGGGCGAGATGTGCACACTCATGGCACTGATGGGGCCACAAATGAACTTGTGCCCCAAGGCTCTAGTCAg gcacaggcctcaacatcttcccattgtgaagaggtggatgctgaaggcacaGGAGCCATTGGGATAGACCTGGACTCTATGCCGGTTTTGGCTAAGAAAGAATCTCCCAAGGAcactgatgccactgag cCTACTTCTATGGAAAATGAAGAGCTGATTCAGAATAAGGCAAcggccatggagtctatgacggaggcagtgg ATCTCCCAGCTTCTGAAAAAGCCTCAGATTTGTTAGTTCCCCGTGAACCAAATGTTATAGCATCAAATTCAAGGAAAGAAAGAAGAAGTAAAATAAGGAAAGGGCTTCTCAAGGAAAACCTTGGAGGaacaaaggagaagaaaaatgtgaGGGAAGTGAGGAGAAGCTTCATTATAGATGGGAAAACATGCACAGATACTCCACACACAGCAAAGAAACCGtattcctgcagtgaatgtgaaaagtctttctctcgaaagagtacACTTGTTCATCACATTcgaactcatacgaaggagaaaccttttgcctgcggtgaatgtgaaaagtctttctctcaaaagagtagccttgtctatcacattcggactcacacgaaggagaaaccttttgcctgcggtgaatgtgaaaagtctttctctcaaaagagtagccttgtctatcacattcggactcacacaaaggagaaacctttttcatgtaacgaatgtgaaaagtctttctctgtaagTAGCAACCTTAtctgtcacatgaggattcataaaaaggagaaaccttattcctgcggtgaatgtgaaaagtctttctctcgaaagagtacACTTGTTCATCACATTcgaactcatacgaaggagaaaccttttgcctgcggtgaatgtgaaaagtctttctctcaaaagagtagcCTTGTCTATCACTTtcggactcacacgaaggagaaaccttttgcctgcggtgaatgtgaaaagtctttctctcaaaagagtagccttgtctatcacattcggactcacacaaaggagaaacctttttcatgtaacgaatgtgaaaagtctttctctgtaagTAGCAACCTTAtctgtcacatgaggattcataaAAAGGAGAAAcattattcctgcggtgaatgtggaAAGTCTTTCTCTCTAAAGAGTACACTTGTTCATCACATTcgaactcatacgaaggagaaaccttattcctgccgtgaatgtgaaaagtctttctctgttaGGAGCAGCCTTGTCCGCCACTTGCAGACTCATACGGAGGAGAAATTTTATGCATGCAATTAA